DNA from Fusarium musae strain F31 chromosome 7, whole genome shotgun sequence:
CGCTAGACGCGGCAACAATGATGCAACGCACACTATATCAGCATCGACAATATCCGAGATCAACTCTGTTTATGGCTGTTTTTCGAGGCCATCGCATCAAatttggtggtgttggcacTCGAAAAGACATCAGGGTTGTCCATCAAGGTGCTCACTTGTCTATCCGGGTTCTCAAATCCAGATAGGGCGGGCACATGACGATAGTGACGTGATGGAAAGATACAACTAAATTCCACTGAATTAAGTGAGGAAAAGATGTATTCTTATATCTTGGTCttaaaaatacctttatGGATAGAACATAATTGGTTGACTGATGAAAATGCTGTCATGGTTGATTACGATGAAATGGCCGCAAAATGATCAAACACCCAAATTGTTACTGGTCTAGGACAAATGATTTCCTCTGAAACTCTTAAATGAGTTCTCTATTGAGATGCGAGGTCTTGTGAAAACCCTTGTGCACTTTTCAAATACGACAAAGTGCATTATTGTTGTCATATGTACCCCCAGTCCAGTACAGCTTGCTTTCTATCATGTATGACAGCATCTATACCCCTGGCCTCGACCGATTGTATATCCCTCTCGGTTTCTGTCAGAGTCTGATGCGACCTCTTTTATTCTCATAAATCGAACAAAGAAGCTGCCCTCTCCAAAAATTCAAAGACGATATTCAGATGACCCATCGTCCTCGACTCGTTCCTCATCACTCGAGTGATATGCCTAGAACAAAGCTATCTTTGCGTTTACGGCCCTTTAGAACTTTTCATTGCAGACCGTCTCTATGAAGTTACCTCGATGTATAATCATTCTTGACCGAAGACCTATTTCCCATCGTTTTCACGATGAAGCCCCTCGCCTCGTCCTCCTCTAGATCGATACATCTCCTCAGCTTTCCTCGACTGAGAACAACTCATTAGGATGTCTCTTATCATCTCAGAATTACCCCGTATCGACGACCATCCTCTTTGGTAGCCCATGTTCGAGAGATACAACGTTTAAGATTCGACACTTCTATGAAAATATAATCTTGTACAAGTTTGAATAACTTGACGTTCCAAAGGTTCCAGATCTTCGATCCTATATAATTTTCATAAAGCATTGGGGGATcatatttataatctattctagatattattatGGTATGCCATCTGGACTTTTTTATTTGCTCTGCTCACGTTCTTACCTCGTATGCCACTGTTCGTAGATTAGGCAAACCCCCAATCAGCACCCTATAAATGCTAAATATAGTACCGATATGCGTCTTCTGACGTTTGTATTTGTAATGAATCTAAAATACGATGAGACTTTCACAATGGTAATGACCCTGGTCTGGATGACGGAGCGACACCGCAAGCATCGATGTGACACTACAAGAGACGAAGCAAACTGCATATCCTAGACATTACAGTACTTAGATGTACAGTTCAACTTAAAgcataaattaagtagccaGTCTCTCACAGACAAGACTGGTGAAAATCTGAGCAATAGCCAACCTTTTACTGTCGGGTTTTGTATTCCTTAGCCACTTGGGCACCCCTTGGAAACAAGAAGGCTTCGAATCTTGAGCAACGTGCCTAAATTGACTGGCCTCAAGACCTACAAAGCTAGGCTAAACTtgcctaagtctttttgtcgttTAGGATAAAGATCTTAAGTTTTATTGTCTCTTgtaggtatttagcttacagTCTCACTTGGGAACTCTCATCATTACAATACACTACATTATAATTATCATCTGAACTATCCCATCAGTTCTTCTTCAAAACCTAATGTATCCAAGCCTACCATACAAAGAAATCCCCGGGCCAGCAGGGAATCATACAGCAGGTCGTTGCGCTGACCATCCCAACCGCCCGACGAAAGACAGATGTGCTTTCCTGTGGTATCTCTAAACTCTTCGCACTGCCCCGGGCTTATCAACACACAGACAGGCTCACGCGCATTTCTATCGCGGCTCAAATCCCCGCGCAAGGTCACAAGGTTCGACAGGCAATAATACTCTTCCTCTCATAcccctcttcatcctcgcaaTTCGGGGGAGCAAGTCCAACATTGACTCTGTTGGCAGCTGGGggatctcatcaccactgcCTGAAACTCTATATCCCACCCTTCGTTCGCCGGACCATGGTTTGATAGGGACAAACGGGCCGTTGTGTGCTGCTTGGGTGAGATACTTTGTCTCGTAGTGGCGGTCAACCAAGGCCCATTGAAGTAGGCGGGGATGGAGCTTTGCTGCTTCGGTGATTGATCTTGCAATGACTTCACCTCGTCTTCCGGTTGTGAGGTATGCCAACCTTGCGCCGTGATGGACAAGGAGCTTGAAGCATTTGAAGGCTCCAATGCTAGCAGCAAACATCAATGGTGTTCCCTTCCCATGCCACTCGTGTTCAATATACAGACCCATATCAAGTAACACCTGCAGGAGTTTCGGATCGTCATTGCGGATAATGTAAAATGATGGAGTGTATTTGTCATCCGGTTCAAAGTTCACTAAGCGAGCACGATACTCATGTGGCATGCGCTTCATGATCGCTTTGAGCTCCATGGACGATAATTTCCTATTAGCAAGAATCTCGCTGAGTAAGAGCGGTTCCTGTTCTGCAAGTCGATGGAAGTCAAAGTTTCCATTCAGTACAAGTGACATGCCCTCAGCACTCTCATAGATTGCATTTGTGAGAGTGCTTCCGGTACCTGGCCTTGTTACGTAGGGATCCGCTCCAAGCTCAATTAACTGGCGCATGATATTCACATCGACATTAACCGTTTCGAAAGTGATGTCGAAGGATGTCATAGGGCTTGCGCCGTTGCTCAATAGACAACGAGTGACTCGGAAGTCACCGTAGGCAACAGATTGTCCCAGGGCTGATGCGCCATTGGCACACAAAAGATTCGGGTTGGCGCCCGCTCTCAAGAGTGTTAACACCATATCTATTTGACCATAGTGGGCAGCCTGGTGTAGGGGGGTTACAAGTTCTAAGTCTTGCGCATTGACATCGGCTCCGTttctgatgaggagtttggCCACATTGTGATATGTCGTTAAACCATTAGATTGATTACTGCCGTCTTTGAAGCACAGAGGTATCACATCATGTAGAACCGTACTGTGGGTTGCGGCAGTATTATCCGGATTAACTTGCTTCCTCAAGTTCAAAGCGTAACGTAGAACTCTCTGTTGAATGCTCTCATTTGCAGAAAACTCGAATTCAGAAGTAACTCCAGTGGCCCTCATCTGCGCCCTGTTGCTTGTCAGTATGacctcttgttcttctaTGTGTCACTTACCAGTATCTCTGAGCATGCTCAGTTAGGTGTTTGATGAATATCTCAAGGACCATTTTCTGATGGTAAACAATATCAGGTCCACTGTTACGGAAGTGGAAAAGAGCTTGGATCGGTGAAATTGGAAGATGAAACCATGACATCCCCACCTTCAAATAAGCAT
Protein-coding regions in this window:
- a CDS encoding hypothetical protein (EggNog:ENOG41) produces the protein MIIEKVGSGEFPWLSVYEHMEDRDTYNALQFAAAGGHRDALTTLLEATPLADKITATSPRLGRTCAHLAAKAGSLDCVKILMRYSQPLFSVRDHSGRTPLFLAIVGGNQELIQYMKDNLLDYDNPQDMGIILLNPVPARNDNYDSDSDSLPESSHSEATHEQKISEPKQIGAMLADAIDHYQLSQDPLFKSILDHTSRKDLASAIMPCGGCTLLSYTAATNKIRPMLELVELGFTGFVAGYGSNQSNGLTTYHNVAKLLIRNGADVNAQDLELVTPLHQAAHYGQIDMVLTLLRAGANPNLLCANGASALGQSVAYGDFRVTRCLLSNGASPMTSFDITFETVNVDVNIMRQLIELGADPYVTRPGTGSTLTNAIYESAEGMSLVLNGNFDFHRLAEQEPLLLSEILANRKLSSMELKAIMKRMPHEYRARLVNFEPDDKYTPSFYIIRNDDPKLLQVLLDMGLYIEHEWHGKGTPLMFAASIGAFKCFKLLVHHGARLAYLTTGRRGEVIARSITEAAKLHPRLLQWALVDRHYETKYLTQAAHNGPFVPIKPWSGERRVGYRVSGSGDEIPQLPTESMLDLLPRIARMKRGMRGRVLLPVEPCDLARGFEPR